The following DNA comes from Moritella sp. 24.
AGGAATATGCCTTGCCTAACGAAATTTGTCAATATTTTTGTGTAAATAACAGGCAAAATATTGGCAACTAACTGCAATGACAGTTAAGATGTGGGACATATTTTAGCAGCAAATGCGCCCGACGAACAGGGTTTGATTGACATAAAAGGTATTTCTTGAGTAATAAATTAATAAAATCTGGCCTTATAGTCAGTTCAATGACCATGATCTCGCGTATTTTAGGTTTAGTTCGAGATGTTATTGTTGCAAATCTAATGGGCGCGGGTGCCGCAGCGGATGTTTTCTTCTTTGCCAATAAAATCCCTAATTTTTTACGCCGTCTTTTCGCTGAAGGTGCATTTGCACAAGCTTTTGTGCCAGTTCTGACCGAATATCAACAAACTGGTGATAAACAAAAGATACGACAATTGATCGCATCTGTATCCGGAACCTTGGGTGTACTCGTGACAATTGTTACCTTATTCGGGGTAATTGGCTCACCATTAATTACTATTCTCTTTGGTGCTGGTTGGTTTGTTGATTGGCTTAATGATGGACCCGATGCCCACAAGTTTGAACTTGCTTCATTTATGCTAAAAATAACTTTTCCTTATTTGTGGTTTATTACTTTTACCGCATTATCTGGTGCAATTTTGAACACTTTGGGTAAGTTCGCGGTTGCAGCCTTTACGCCTGTGTTTTTAAATATCGCGATTATTGGCGCTGCATTGTTCATTGCACCGACTTTAGAACAGCCTGAAGTTGGTCTTGCCATTGGTGTATTTATAGGCGGTGCAATTCAGTTTTTATTCCAGATTCCATTTTTAGCAAAACAAAAAATGTTAGTGAAACCACGTTGGGGTTGGCGAGATCCAGGCGTGACGAAAATTCGTAAATTAATGATACCGGCCATGTTTGGTGTATCAGTAAGCCAAATCAATCTATTGTTCGATACATTTATAGCCAGTTTCTTAATGACGGGGTCGATCAGTTGGTTGTATTACTCCGACCGTTTACTTGAATTTCCCCTTGGCTTATTCGGTATTGCGATCGCGACGGTTATTTTACCTGCTTTATCTCGTACTCATTCTGCTAATTCAGATCGCCAGTTTAAGCAAACGATGGATTGGGGGGTAAGAGTCGTGCTATTGCTGGGTATACCCGCGATGATGGGCATGATTGTACTTGCAAGCCCAATGCTTAAAGTGTTGTTTATGCGTGGTGAATTTGGTGCTGACGATGTATCAATGGCGTCGATGAGTTTAATGGCTTATGGCTCCGGCTTGCTGAGTTTCATGCTGATTAAAGTGCTTGCACCGGGCTATTATGCACGTCAAGACACGCGCACACCGGTTAAATTCGGTATTGTCGCGATGATCAGTAATATGGGCTTTAATATTGTGCTTGCTATTCCATTCGGTTATGTGGGCCTTGCGCTGGCGACGGCAGGTTCTGCGACATTAAATGCAGGCTTATTATACTGGGGCTTACATAAAGAAGGTGTATATAAGGTAAATAGCGATACGGGTATTGTGATTACTAAACTATTCTTATCTGCAGGTTTGATGGCCGGATTGGTGCAATACGCTAAACCCGATATGCAGCAATGGTATGCTTGGGGTCTATTAGATAGTAGTTTGTGCCTATTCGGATTAATCGGATTGGCTGCAATAAGCTATTTTATGGCTTTATTGGTGTTTGGTTTACGCCCTCGACATTTTAAAATTACCGACTGAGTACAAATTGTTGCTGACCCTGTGCGTTGACTAAGATATAATTTGTCGTTTTAGTGGAATAGTTGGCAAAAACATGGAGCTGATTCGAGGCATTCACAATCTGAAGCCCCACCATCAAGGGTGCGTTTTAACTATTGGTAACTTTGATGGGGTTCATCGAGGGCACCAGTCGGTATTACGGCAGTTGATCGAAAAAGCGAGTCAGTTGAATTTACCTGCAACGGTAATGACGTTTGAGCCGCAACCACTAGAGATGATCATTGGCGATAAAGCACCTGCGCGGTTAACTCGATTACGTGATAAATACGTTGCGTTAAAAGATCAAAATATTGATCAACTATTATGTGTTAATTTTAATGCTAAGTTTGCTGCGCTTTCTGCCGAAGATTTTATTACGCAGTTATTAGTGAAAAAGCTGGGTGTTAAATATTTAGTTGTCGGTGATGATTTCCGTTTTGGCCATAAACGCGCAGGTGACTTTGCAATGCTGCAAGCTGCTGGTGCTAAATATGGCTTTGATGTTGTGAGCATGGATACGTTTAGTGTTGCAGAAGCTCGTGTTAGTAGCACCATGATCCGCAACGCATTAGCACAAGATAAACTTGATTTAGCGACTGAATTATTAGGCCGACCATTTAGCATTTTTGGTAAGGTTTCTCACGGTGCTAAATTAGGTCGTACGATAGGATTTCCAACCGCAAATATACCACTTAAACGCTGCGTAGACCCAATCAATGGTGTTTATGTCGTTGAAGTGTTTGGTATCAAAGATACTGCGGTACAGGGTGTTGCCAATATAGGTAAACGTCCTACAGTGGGTGGCGTACGTACACAGCTGGAA
Coding sequences within:
- the murJ gene encoding murein biosynthesis integral membrane protein MurJ, whose protein sequence is MSNKLIKSGLIVSSMTMISRILGLVRDVIVANLMGAGAAADVFFFANKIPNFLRRLFAEGAFAQAFVPVLTEYQQTGDKQKIRQLIASVSGTLGVLVTIVTLFGVIGSPLITILFGAGWFVDWLNDGPDAHKFELASFMLKITFPYLWFITFTALSGAILNTLGKFAVAAFTPVFLNIAIIGAALFIAPTLEQPEVGLAIGVFIGGAIQFLFQIPFLAKQKMLVKPRWGWRDPGVTKIRKLMIPAMFGVSVSQINLLFDTFIASFLMTGSISWLYYSDRLLEFPLGLFGIAIATVILPALSRTHSANSDRQFKQTMDWGVRVVLLLGIPAMMGMIVLASPMLKVLFMRGEFGADDVSMASMSLMAYGSGLLSFMLIKVLAPGYYARQDTRTPVKFGIVAMISNMGFNIVLAIPFGYVGLALATAGSATLNAGLLYWGLHKEGVYKVNSDTGIVITKLFLSAGLMAGLVQYAKPDMQQWYAWGLLDSSLCLFGLIGLAAISYFMALLVFGLRPRHFKITD
- the ribF gene encoding bifunctional riboflavin kinase/FAD synthetase; this translates as MELIRGIHNLKPHHQGCVLTIGNFDGVHRGHQSVLRQLIEKASQLNLPATVMTFEPQPLEMIIGDKAPARLTRLRDKYVALKDQNIDQLLCVNFNAKFAALSAEDFITQLLVKKLGVKYLVVGDDFRFGHKRAGDFAMLQAAGAKYGFDVVSMDTFSVAEARVSSTMIRNALAQDKLDLATELLGRPFSIFGKVSHGAKLGRTIGFPTANIPLKRCVDPINGVYVVEVFGIKDTAVQGVANIGKRPTVGGVRTQLEVNLFDFDGDLYGKQLEVVLKRKLRGEEKFASFDVLRQQIERDVIAAKNYFGLSV